One genomic region from Granulimonas faecalis encodes:
- a CDS encoding SDR family NAD(P)-dependent oxidoreductase: MRNIAIVTGASSGLGLRFAKLLDQGAGGPLDEIWLIARSAEKLDEVASDLAAPTKVLALDLCDPASFKAVDGALAAERDLNVQWLLNCAGFGKFGPFTSIGATANGNMVRLNCLAVVELCYSCLLYMHAGSRIVNIASAAALVPQPGLSVYGATKRFVLDFSRALDRELGDAGIHVSAVCPKFMDTAFLDRPGSEKALASMEWIGFEDPDAVCAKALRESLRGKACIITAPDMCVANGLCKALPTGLVMALQGAVGRTYARHRKKNGR, translated from the coding sequence GTGCGAAACATCGCCATCGTCACCGGCGCCTCATCCGGCCTCGGCCTGCGCTTTGCCAAGCTCCTCGACCAGGGGGCCGGCGGGCCGCTCGACGAGATCTGGCTCATCGCCCGCAGCGCGGAAAAGCTTGACGAGGTCGCCTCCGACCTCGCCGCCCCCACCAAGGTCCTCGCCCTCGACCTCTGCGACCCCGCGAGCTTCAAGGCCGTGGACGGGGCCTTGGCCGCCGAGCGCGACCTCAACGTCCAGTGGCTCCTCAACTGCGCCGGGTTCGGCAAGTTCGGCCCCTTCACCTCCATCGGGGCCACCGCCAACGGCAACATGGTGCGGCTCAACTGCCTCGCCGTGGTGGAGCTCTGCTACAGCTGCCTGCTCTACATGCACGCGGGCTCCCGCATCGTCAACATCGCGAGTGCGGCCGCCCTCGTTCCCCAGCCCGGCCTCTCGGTCTACGGGGCCACCAAGCGGTTCGTGCTCGACTTCTCCCGCGCCCTCGACCGTGAGCTCGGCGACGCCGGCATCCACGTGAGCGCCGTCTGCCCCAAGTTCATGGACACCGCGTTCCTCGACCGCCCGGGCAGCGAGAAGGCCCTCGCATCCATGGAGTGGATCGGCTTCGAGGACCCGGACGCCGTGTGCGCCAAGGCCCTCAGGGAGTCGCTCAGGGGCAAGGCCTGCATCATCACCGCCCCGGACATGTGCGTGGCCAACGGCCTCTGCAAGGCGCTGCCCACGGGCCTGGTCATGGCGCTGCAGGGCGCCGTGGGAAGGACCTATGCCAGGCACCGGAAGAAGAACGGCCGATAA
- the rho gene encoding transcription termination factor Rho yields the protein MAQDENPAVVPADPSPSEEPAKPKRRRRVKPPEPQDAAADAPAEETPKRRPGRPRKKPVETETAPTKDAAPTEAPEASPAEGKAGEPEGEAKPKRRPGRPRKKAAEAADDAAQDRQGDAKAGKGADDARDDRGQEKAERAPRDARDRGDRPERNDRDRGQGRGNNGHQQNGKGYNGNGRNGGHQQNGRNNRNNRHKKQVQTAPSLTREELEALKVAELRTKAAEYDVDPKGLRKAELVDAIYDAAARAEGFRTVMGVLEITNENYGFVRTDHYMQGEDDAFVQQAMIRNLGLRRGDLVEGTVRPAGPGNKFPPVARVTAVNGKDPELARRRPRFRDLTPVYPNERLYMETGRESITGRAIDLVAPVGKGQRGLIVSPPKAGKTTVLKHICQSIAMNNPEVHLICLLVDERPEEVTDMERSIRGDVVASTFDMPADNHTHVAELVIERAKRLVEEGEDVVVVLDSITRLARAYNLAAPASGRILSGGVDSAALYPPKRFLGAARNIENGGSLTILASALVDTGSKMDEVIFEEFKGTGNMELKLDRELADKRIFPAIDPVQSGTRNEELLIAKQMQPFVWGLRRVLANMNNVERAEASLVKGLKQTETNQEFLIRSAKKAAQLEYSD from the coding sequence ATGGCCCAAGACGAGAACCCCGCCGTCGTACCTGCGGACCCGTCCCCCTCGGAGGAACCGGCCAAGCCCAAGCGCCGCCGCCGCGTGAAGCCGCCCGAGCCCCAGGACGCCGCGGCGGACGCTCCCGCGGAGGAGACGCCCAAGCGCAGGCCGGGCCGTCCCCGCAAGAAGCCCGTCGAGACCGAGACGGCGCCCACCAAGGATGCCGCGCCCACCGAGGCCCCCGAGGCCTCCCCGGCCGAGGGGAAGGCCGGCGAGCCCGAGGGCGAGGCCAAGCCCAAGCGCCGTCCCGGCAGGCCCCGCAAAAAGGCCGCGGAGGCCGCGGACGACGCCGCCCAGGACCGCCAGGGCGATGCCAAGGCCGGCAAGGGGGCCGACGACGCCCGCGACGACCGGGGCCAGGAGAAGGCCGAGAGGGCGCCCCGCGACGCCCGGGACAGGGGCGACCGTCCCGAGAGGAACGACCGCGACCGCGGCCAGGGCCGCGGCAACAACGGCCACCAGCAGAACGGCAAAGGCTACAACGGCAACGGCCGCAACGGCGGCCACCAGCAGAACGGCCGCAACAACCGCAACAACCGCCACAAGAAGCAGGTGCAGACGGCACCCAGCCTCACCCGCGAGGAGCTCGAGGCCCTCAAAGTGGCCGAGCTCCGCACCAAGGCGGCCGAGTACGACGTTGACCCCAAGGGCCTCCGCAAGGCCGAGCTCGTGGACGCCATCTACGATGCCGCCGCCCGAGCCGAGGGCTTCCGCACCGTCATGGGCGTCCTCGAGATCACCAACGAGAACTACGGCTTCGTGCGCACGGACCACTACATGCAGGGCGAGGACGACGCCTTCGTGCAGCAGGCCATGATCCGCAACCTGGGGCTGCGCCGCGGCGACCTCGTCGAGGGCACCGTGCGTCCCGCCGGCCCCGGCAACAAGTTCCCGCCCGTGGCGCGCGTCACCGCCGTCAACGGCAAGGACCCCGAGCTCGCCCGCCGTCGCCCGCGCTTCCGCGACCTCACGCCCGTCTACCCCAACGAGCGCCTGTACATGGAGACCGGCCGCGAGTCCATTACCGGGCGCGCCATCGACCTCGTGGCGCCCGTGGGCAAGGGCCAGCGCGGCCTCATCGTGAGCCCGCCCAAGGCCGGCAAGACCACGGTGCTCAAGCACATCTGCCAGTCCATCGCCATGAACAACCCCGAGGTACACCTCATCTGCCTGCTCGTGGACGAGCGCCCCGAGGAGGTCACCGACATGGAGCGTTCCATCCGCGGCGACGTGGTGGCCTCCACGTTCGACATGCCCGCCGACAACCACACCCACGTGGCCGAGCTCGTCATCGAGCGCGCCAAGCGTCTCGTGGAGGAGGGGGAGGACGTCGTGGTGGTGCTCGACTCCATCACGCGCCTGGCCCGCGCCTACAACCTCGCGGCGCCCGCGAGCGGGCGCATCCTCTCGGGCGGTGTGGACTCCGCGGCCCTCTATCCGCCCAAGCGCTTCCTCGGCGCCGCCCGCAACATCGAGAACGGCGGCTCGCTCACCATCCTGGCCTCGGCTCTGGTGGACACCGGCTCCAAGATGGACGAGGTGATCTTCGAGGAGTTCAAGGGCACCGGCAACATGGAGCTCAAGCTCGACCGCGAGCTGGCCGACAAGCGCATCTTCCCAGCCATCGACCCTGTGCAGTCGGGCACCCGCAACGAGGAGCTGCTCATCGCCAAGCAGATGCAGCCGTTCGTCTGGGGCCTGCGCCGCGTGCTCGCCAACATGAACAACGTGGAGCGTGCCGAGGCCTCCCTCGTGAAGGGCCTCAAGCAGACCGAGACCAACCAGGAGTTTCTCATCCGCTCGGCCAAGAAGGCCGCGCAGCTGGAGTACTCCGACTAG
- a CDS encoding MarR family transcriptional regulator, which yields MSVRCACNIVRQETPAPERLTFEELAILCHLFENGDELKTSEIADYQGVLRPTMTHRTNHLARLGLITRHEGIHDRRNVCCAISDKGVEVKDRLCREVCSHIQNGAPLHRSSPERICKFIDAMGTVFCMSGDLVLLALQMSGDDSLSVSQIVRTLGLLQPTVSMSVSSLVDRGMVERNRATPDATRTLQVSLLPEGKARALELADRVNQIVVRRNRRSHGTAEAE from the coding sequence ATGTCCGTCAGATGCGCGTGCAACATCGTTCGCCAGGAGACGCCGGCGCCCGAACGCCTCACCTTCGAGGAGCTCGCCATCCTCTGCCACCTCTTCGAGAACGGCGACGAGCTGAAGACCTCCGAGATCGCTGACTACCAGGGCGTGCTGCGCCCCACCATGACGCACCGCACCAACCACCTGGCCCGTCTCGGCCTCATCACGCGCCACGAGGGCATCCACGACCGACGCAACGTCTGCTGCGCCATCTCCGACAAGGGCGTCGAGGTCAAGGACCGCCTCTGCCGCGAGGTCTGCAGCCACATCCAGAACGGCGCCCCGCTGCACCGCTCCAGCCCCGAGCGCATCTGCAAGTTCATCGACGCCATGGGCACCGTGTTCTGCATGTCCGGCGACCTCGTGCTCCTCGCCCTCCAGATGAGCGGCGACGACTCCCTCTCCGTCTCCCAGATCGTGCGCACCCTTGGCCTGCTGCAGCCCACCGTGTCCATGTCGGTCTCCAGCCTGGTGGACCGCGGCATGGTGGAGCGCAACCGCGCCACGCCCGACGCCACCCGCACGCTCCAGGTGAGCCTCCTTCCCGAGGGCAAGGCCCGTGCCTTGGAGCTGGCCGACCGCGTGAACCAGATCGTGGTGCGCCGCAACCGCCGCTCCCACGGCACCGCGGAGGCCGAGTAG